The Sphingobacteriales bacterium nucleotide sequence TATATCATACATCCTAATTTTACCATTTTCATAATCTTTAAAGCAATTATTAATGTCACTTTCTCTTAATTCATATGGTAACATTAATTCCATTGCAATAAATAAAGGAAATCTTTCAATATATTCTGGTTTACTTAAACCTGTAGTTTTAAATGAATCATTTACATCCGATTTAGACACATGTAACTGTTCTGTAACATCTCGTACGGATTCTGTAAATAATTCTTTATAATTATCAACTTCTTCAAAATAAATATGTAAAAGTTCTTTTAGATATGCATATCTTTTTACACAAAAAGTAATGTTGTCTGATAATAATATAATAATTTTATTACCAATATTAAATTTAAAACTATATGTATCTGCTCTACCAAATCTACTTTTATGAATATATCTTTTAATATGAGGGTAAGTAGTTCCTATTTTAGACTTTGACAGAAATAAGCTATTTATGTGTTTTGAAAACTGGGAAACACTAAAGTGCAAATTTTTTTTATGATTAATTGGATCAAAATCAATACAAGATAAAGAAGACAAGTCGTAGTTTATAGTCGTAATAAAATTCTTATTTAAATTTTGTATGGCTTTTGTATATGTAACAACATCAGTAAGGCTAATATCCATATATTATATATTATATGTTATATGGATTATTGATTATTGTCTTTAATTTCACGGAATGCGGAATTTTGAACGCATAAAGTATTACTATCAGACTCAGATTTATAATCCTTAAGCATTTCCAATGTGTGTTCAACACACATATCAAAACTTACAGAATTACTTGGGTTTAGCATAAATTTTATATCAGAAATGCCCAGTTCTGTATAAATTTTTTGTAATTCAATCTCATTTTGTTGAGAAAGATTTAATGCATTAATGTCATTTGTCATATATATAATTAGTTTATTTTTATATACTTACTACTGCAAATATAATGCTTTTTTAATACTAAATATCAATATTTTATAAAAAAATGTTAATAAATTTTTAATTATGCTACAGCTTTTTTTACTAAATCTGCTGCTTCAGATAGTAATATTGCTGATTGTACTTTTAAGCCTGAATCGTCTATCATTTTCTTTGCAATATCTGCATTGGTGCCTTGTAATCTTACAATGATTGGAATTTCAATGTTTCCTATATTTTTGTAAGCATCTATTACACCTTGTGCTACTCTATCGCAACGTACGATTCCACCAAATATATTGATTAAAATTGCTTTCACATGTTCATCTTTCATGATGATTCTAAATGCTTTTTCAACACGTTCTGCATTTGCTGTTCCACCTACGTCAAGAAAGTTTGCTGGTTCTCCACCGCTTAATTTTATGATATCCATAGTTGCCATTGCTAAGCCAGCACCATTTACCATGCAGCCAACATTGCCATCAAGTTTTACATAATTTAATTCGTTTTCTGTAGCTTCTAATTCTGTTGGATCTTCTTCTAATAAATCTTTTTGTGCTTCTAAGTCTTTGTGTCTATATAATGCATTGTCATCAAGATTTACTTTGCAATCTACAGCCAATATTTGATTGTCTGATGTTTTTAATACTGGATTGATTTCAAATAATGATGCATCTGATTGTTCATAAGCTTTGTATACATTTAAAACAAATGCTACCATTTCTTTGAATGCTTGTCCTTCTAAGCCTAAATTAAATGCTATTCTTCTTGCTTGGAATGGTTGTATACCAACAGTTGGATTTATCCATTCTTTGTAAATTTTTTCTGGTGTATGTTCTGCAACTTCTTCTATATCCATTCCACCTTCTTGTGAGTATATAATTGCATTACATTCTTTATTTCTATCTAATAGTACTGATAGATAAAATTCTTTTGTTTCTGACTCGCCTGGATAGTATACATCTTGCGCTATCAAAATTTTGTTTACTTTTTTTCCTTGTGCTCCTGTTTGTGGTGTAACAAGTGTCATACCTAATATTTGAGCTGATTTTTCTTTAAATGAATCGAAATTGGGTGTGAATTTTACGCCACCACCTTTTCCTCTTCCACCTGCGTGTACTTGTGCTTTAATAACTACACCTTCACTACCTGAGCGTTTAGATACTTCTTGATATGCTAGTTGTGCTTGCTCTAATGTTTCTGCTACAATTCCTTCTTGTATCTTTACTCCATAAGATTTTAATAATTCTTTTCCTTGATATTCGTGTAAATTCATAGCTCAAA carries:
- the sucC gene encoding ADP-forming succinate--CoA ligase subunit beta, producing MNLHEYQGKELLKSYGVKIQEGIVAETLEQAQLAYQEVSKRSGSEGVVIKAQVHAGGRGKGGGVKFTPNFDSFKEKSAQILGMTLVTPQTGAQGKKVNKILIAQDVYYPGESETKEFYLSVLLDRNKECNAIIYSQEGGMDIEEVAEHTPEKIYKEWINPTVGIQPFQARRIAFNLGLEGQAFKEMVAFVLNVYKAYEQSDASLFEINPVLKTSDNQILAVDCKVNLDDNALYRHKDLEAQKDLLEEDPTELEATENELNYVKLDGNVGCMVNGAGLAMATMDIIKLSGGEPANFLDVGGTANAERVEKAFRIIMKDEHVKAILINIFGGIVRCDRVAQGVIDAYKNIGNIEIPIIVRLQGTNADIAKKMIDDSGLKVQSAILLSEAADLVKKAVA